One region of Marivirga arenosa genomic DNA includes:
- a CDS encoding M20/M25/M40 family metallo-hydrolase, with product MAHQGYSQRDSVKVFPDSSKVMNDLFFLASDSLEGRETNTTGNAIARKYIVNRLQKLGVSAYVPDYIQSFIFGKDSIPGENILGFIEGFTGKNYIVVSAHYDHVGMEDSTKIFNGADDNASGTVALLALAEHFRANQPDNNILFAFFDAEEKGLQGAKYFMQSVVVDTNRIKMNVNLDMVSRGDKNEIYAVGTYFTPYLKPMLKDAAEDKSIKLLFGRDEPKKKPNWVNSSDHAPFHNAKIPFVYFGVDDHADYHKITDTPDKVNPDFYLEAIRLIKDAIENFDANLGDIVYGK from the coding sequence ATGGCCCATCAGGGCTATAGCCAGAGGGATTCTGTAAAGGTATTTCCTGACTCTTCAAAAGTTATGAATGATTTATTTTTTCTCGCTTCTGATTCATTAGAGGGAAGAGAAACGAATACAACTGGAAATGCTATTGCAAGAAAATATATTGTAAATAGATTACAAAAGTTAGGTGTTTCCGCCTATGTTCCTGACTATATTCAGTCCTTTATTTTTGGGAAAGACTCCATTCCAGGGGAAAATATTTTAGGCTTTATTGAAGGCTTTACTGGAAAGAATTATATAGTAGTTTCGGCACATTACGATCATGTTGGGATGGAAGACAGCACAAAAATATTCAACGGGGCAGATGATAATGCCAGCGGAACAGTAGCTTTATTGGCTTTAGCCGAACACTTTAGAGCAAATCAACCAGATAATAATATACTTTTTGCATTTTTTGACGCTGAGGAAAAAGGTCTTCAGGGAGCAAAATATTTTATGCAGTCAGTAGTGGTAGATACCAACAGAATTAAGATGAATGTGAATTTAGATATGGTAAGCCGTGGCGATAAAAATGAAATTTATGCAGTAGGCACTTATTTCACTCCCTATTTAAAACCTATGCTCAAAGATGCAGCTGAAGACAAAAGCATTAAACTTCTATTTGGTAGAGATGAACCTAAGAAAAAGCCAAATTGGGTAAACTCTTCGGATCATGCACCTTTTCACAATGCAAAAATTCCTTTTGTTTATTTTGGGGTAGATGACCATGCTGATTATCATAAAATTACCGATACTCCAGATAAGGTTAACCCAGATTTTTACTTGGAAGCGATACGATTAATAAAGGATGCAATAGAAAATTTTGATGCCAATTTGGGTGATATTGTTTATGGCAAATAA
- a CDS encoding glycoside hydrolase family 15 protein, with amino-acid sequence MQERHSYDLGMIGNCAYLALIGKDTDIKWMCMPRFDSSFIFGSLIGGEKGGEFSIKPTSEKYKITQSYIPNTNVLETIVETDEYAYKITDCAPRFRQFDRYYRPQMLIRKIEPLNGLPQLRVVCDPVGDYGQKKLKRERGSSHIRYFGLPETLRLTTNIPINMVMDSSPFVLTKTRYMVMTYGAPLEAELNETAENFISKTVAYWQNWVKSTSIGQHYQEEVIRSSLALKIHQYEDTGGIIASPTMSLPESPGSTRNWDYRYCWMRDTYYTLTAFNNIGHFEEMENYFLYLTNIPMRGKERVQPLYNLVGEGTIVEKELDLPGYMGNQPVRVGNDAYTHIQNDVYGQILLAILPLYTDKRFANMEKSQSAYLLKTILDKIEYTIDEADAGLWEFRNLKQKHAYTHLFQWAGSHAAVKIAHEIGDPDLGKKAEKLLKQAAAHLEKCYAPSRKAYAQAEGVERMDASTLQLIMMNYIPHGSQKAKDHLKALEEDLRVGKGLFYRYKHADDFGEPETTFLICAFWYAEALACVGRTEEAMEAFEEIIGYSNHVGLLSEDVKSTDGSMWGNFPQAYSHVGLVNAAYRINNKLDKPDFLP; translated from the coding sequence ATGCAGGAAAGACACAGCTACGACCTCGGAATGATTGGAAACTGCGCCTATCTGGCGTTAATTGGTAAAGACACAGACATTAAATGGATGTGTATGCCTCGCTTTGATAGTTCCTTCATTTTTGGGAGCCTAATTGGAGGTGAAAAAGGAGGAGAGTTTTCTATCAAGCCTACTTCTGAAAAGTATAAGATTACCCAATCGTATATTCCGAATACAAATGTGTTAGAAACCATAGTTGAAACGGACGAATATGCCTATAAAATCACGGACTGTGCTCCTCGCTTCAGACAGTTTGATCGCTACTATCGCCCGCAGATGCTCATTAGGAAAATTGAACCGCTCAATGGTTTGCCGCAATTAAGAGTAGTATGTGACCCTGTAGGAGACTACGGACAAAAGAAATTGAAAAGAGAAAGAGGGAGTAGCCATATTCGCTACTTTGGTTTGCCTGAAACTTTAAGGCTTACCACCAATATTCCGATTAATATGGTGATGGATAGCAGCCCATTTGTTTTGACCAAAACGCGCTATATGGTCATGACCTACGGGGCTCCTTTGGAAGCAGAATTAAATGAAACAGCTGAAAACTTCATTAGCAAAACCGTTGCCTACTGGCAAAACTGGGTAAAGTCAACCAGTATTGGTCAGCATTATCAGGAAGAAGTGATCCGGTCTTCTTTAGCCCTGAAAATTCACCAGTATGAAGATACAGGGGGTATTATTGCTTCGCCAACCATGTCCTTACCAGAATCACCAGGGAGCACGCGGAACTGGGATTATCGTTATTGCTGGATGCGCGACACCTATTATACGCTTACGGCTTTTAATAACATTGGTCACTTTGAAGAGATGGAAAATTACTTCCTTTACCTCACCAATATTCCGATGCGGGGTAAGGAAAGAGTGCAGCCACTTTATAATTTAGTAGGCGAAGGCACTATAGTAGAAAAAGAACTGGACTTACCAGGTTATATGGGCAACCAACCGGTGAGAGTGGGGAATGATGCCTATACTCATATTCAGAATGATGTGTATGGTCAGATTTTATTGGCGATTCTTCCGCTTTATACCGATAAGCGTTTTGCCAATATGGAGAAATCGCAATCGGCCTATCTATTAAAAACCATTTTGGATAAGATTGAATACACCATAGATGAGGCGGATGCCGGTTTATGGGAATTTAGAAACCTGAAGCAGAAGCACGCTTATACTCACCTTTTCCAATGGGCAGGAAGCCATGCAGCTGTTAAAATTGCCCATGAAATTGGAGATCCTGATTTAGGAAAAAAAGCAGAGAAATTACTGAAACAAGCAGCCGCTCATTTAGAGAAATGTTATGCCCCTAGCCGAAAAGCCTATGCCCAAGCTGAGGGCGTAGAAAGAATGGATGCCAGTACCTTGCAGTTGATTATGATGAATTATATTCCTCATGGAAGTCAGAAAGCGAAAGATCATTTAAAAGCATTGGAGGAAGATTTAAGAGTGGGTAAAGGCCTCTTTTATCGATACAAGCATGCTGATGATTTTGGCGAACCAGAGACTACTTTCTTGATTTGTGCTTTTTGGTATGCGGAAGCCTTGGCTTGCGTAGGAAGAACGGAAGAAGCCATGGAAGCCTTTGAAGAAATTATTGG